A window of Paenibacillus sp. 19GGS1-52 contains these coding sequences:
- a CDS encoding VOC family protein, with translation MKNVHSAVKGGARYKTTHAGTEMGSVQLKISNMEESVEFYTRVIGLEVLNRYHGLVRLTADGIHPLIVLEEIADAIIMPEQSCAGLYHFALLVPTRRDLGLVLRHLLDLNVQPGSADHDVSEALYLSDQDGNGIEIYWDRPKEDWTMLSSGEIHMSAEPLNLHSLLGEAGGETWSGMASGTKMGHVHLHVRNVVESEAFYSRLLGFQPTLHYGPSAVFISAGGYHHHLGLNIWAGANAPSPPENAVGLSHYTIVNPDPGHIEEIINELEKQDIAVDTRGDGWYFHDLNGIQVRLTTCPIL, from the coding sequence AGACGACGCATGCTGGTACAGAAATGGGTTCCGTCCAACTGAAGATCAGCAATATGGAGGAATCCGTTGAATTCTATACCCGAGTCATTGGACTTGAGGTTCTGAACCGGTATCACGGTCTGGTCCGCTTAACGGCAGACGGCATTCATCCCCTGATTGTATTGGAGGAAATTGCTGATGCCATCATTATGCCGGAACAGAGCTGCGCGGGTCTTTATCATTTTGCTCTGCTTGTGCCAACCAGACGGGATCTTGGCCTTGTACTACGGCATTTGCTGGATCTGAACGTTCAGCCAGGCTCTGCCGATCATGATGTAAGCGAAGCTTTATATCTGTCTGATCAAGATGGCAATGGCATTGAGATTTATTGGGATCGGCCCAAAGAAGACTGGACGATGCTGAGTAGTGGCGAGATTCACATGAGTGCCGAGCCGCTAAATCTGCACAGCCTGCTAGGTGAGGCGGGAGGAGAGACATGGAGCGGTATGGCCAGTGGCACCAAGATGGGACATGTCCACCTGCATGTTCGAAATGTAGTCGAATCCGAAGCTTTCTATAGCCGGCTTCTCGGATTTCAGCCGACGCTCCATTACGGACCCTCGGCGGTCTTTATCTCCGCCGGAGGTTATCATCATCATTTGGGATTGAATATATGGGCAGGGGCTAATGCCCCCTCACCACCGGAGAACGCGGTCGGATTGTCGCACTACACAATTGTTAATCCCGATCCCGGACATATTGAAGAAATTATCAATGAGCTGGAGAAACAGGATATAGCCGTGGATACCCGCGGAGATGGTTGGTACTTTCACGATCTCAATGGAATACAGGTACGCTTGACCACTTGTCCGATTTTATAA
- a CDS encoding sugar ABC transporter permease, which translates to MRNKTAEGLRQTVFMGPAIIVFAIVVFFPFIYGIYFSMTDWNGISIGHSWVGLDNYKYLLKDTDFLRAFWLTARIAVVITLLMNIAGFGVALLLTRKLRYRNLYRTAFFLPNVLGGLVLGFVWQFIFTKGFELIGEKTGWTLFGIPWLGNSTTAFWALVIVSVWQGMGYVMVIYITGLSGISTELLEAAQVDRASTWVILTRIKLPLIMSSITVCLFWTINVAFKIFDLNISLTNGGPFRSTEFVTLNIYNEAFRNSNFGLGSAKAVTFFIAVALITSIQAYLTKRKEVEA; encoded by the coding sequence TTGAGGAATAAAACAGCAGAAGGACTGCGGCAAACGGTTTTTATGGGGCCGGCAATCATAGTCTTTGCAATCGTCGTGTTCTTCCCTTTCATCTACGGTATTTATTTCTCTATGACGGATTGGAACGGGATTTCCATAGGGCATTCCTGGGTCGGTCTGGACAATTACAAGTATCTGCTCAAGGATACTGATTTTCTCCGCGCATTCTGGTTAACCGCTCGGATCGCAGTGGTGATCACATTGTTAATGAACATCGCGGGTTTTGGAGTAGCACTCCTCTTAACCCGGAAACTGCGCTATCGCAACCTATATAGAACGGCATTCTTCTTGCCTAACGTATTGGGCGGTTTGGTTCTGGGTTTCGTCTGGCAATTTATTTTCACCAAAGGCTTTGAGTTAATTGGCGAGAAAACAGGTTGGACTTTGTTTGGAATTCCTTGGCTTGGCAACAGCACGACAGCTTTCTGGGCACTGGTGATCGTAAGCGTCTGGCAAGGCATGGGCTATGTCATGGTTATTTATATCACAGGCTTGTCAGGCATCTCCACGGAACTTCTGGAAGCAGCGCAAGTGGATCGGGCGAGTACCTGGGTGATATTGACCCGGATCAAGCTGCCACTTATTATGTCCTCGATCACAGTATGTCTGTTCTGGACGATCAATGTAGCCTTCAAAATATTCGACCTGAATATATCCCTGACCAATGGCGGCCCCTTTCGTTCCACTGAATTCGTGACCTTGAACATTTATAATGAGGCTTTCCGCAATAGTAATTTTGGTTTAGGCTCCGCAAAGGCGGTCACTTTTTTTATCGCAGTAGCCCTGATCACTTCTATTCAAGCCTATTTAACTAAACGCAAGGAGGTGGAGGCTTGA
- a CDS encoding carbohydrate ABC transporter permease: MRASLTQSRRIRTSLINDSVSRPRGIRIGWLEISIGIVAIAYLFPLYIVLTNSLKPMNELLSDMISFPQQIMWNNYVQAWNFLDFPKVLSNSLLITIFSNAGAVVFSAMAAHQMVRRKYKFNNIMFAIFVASMIIPLQAVMIPLVMIVRQIGLMDSIFGIVVCYWGFSVSFSIFLFHGFVKSLPYEIEEAALIDGCNPYTLFVRIVFPLLRPVVATVVMLNTLWFWNDFLLPLLLLQNPDLKTIPVAINTLFGQYMKKWDLALPAMVMAMAPAALFFLFLQRQLIEGITSGSIKG; encoded by the coding sequence ATGAGGGCATCTTTAACGCAATCCCGGAGAATCCGTACAAGCTTGATCAATGATTCAGTGTCTCGCCCTCGCGGGATCCGTATCGGCTGGCTAGAAATTTCAATCGGCATCGTCGCCATTGCCTATCTGTTTCCCTTATACATTGTGTTGACCAACTCCTTGAAACCGATGAATGAATTGCTAAGCGACATGATCTCTTTTCCACAACAAATCATGTGGAATAATTATGTGCAAGCCTGGAATTTTCTCGATTTCCCCAAGGTTTTATCTAACTCTCTCCTCATCACCATCTTTAGTAATGCAGGTGCTGTTGTCTTCTCGGCGATGGCGGCCCACCAGATGGTGCGGCGCAAATATAAATTCAATAATATTATGTTTGCCATCTTTGTGGCATCCATGATTATTCCCTTACAGGCGGTCATGATTCCGCTGGTGATGATTGTTCGGCAAATCGGACTGATGGATTCAATATTCGGTATCGTCGTCTGTTATTGGGGTTTCAGTGTTTCCTTTTCGATCTTCCTGTTCCATGGTTTTGTGAAATCACTGCCGTATGAAATTGAAGAAGCTGCTTTAATAGACGGCTGCAACCCCTACACCCTGTTTGTCCGGATCGTGTTCCCGTTGCTTCGGCCGGTCGTAGCTACAGTTGTTATGCTCAATACCTTATGGTTTTGGAATGATTTTCTCTTACCTTTGCTTCTCTTGCAGAATCCAGATCTCAAAACAATACCCGTAGCTATCAATACATTGTTTGGACAGTATATGAAAAAATGGGATTTGGCTTTACCTGCAATGGTCATGGCGATGGCGCCGGCTGCCCTGTTCTTTCTGTTCCTACAGCGCCAGCTCATCGAGGGAATCACGAGCGGAAGCATCAAAGGATAA
- a CDS encoding ABC transporter substrate-binding protein, with product MGKSKVLFKVAALCTAVMVVVAGCSTNVASNDSATSTTGASTNTGASAAPASGEKVTLKLLLNKTESVESFKVLEKEYETEFPNVDLQIDLTMGSEFGAALKTRFASGQGPDIFSSAGYKDFELWSERVEDLSAEPWVSDVVDGASDGASIDGKLYGFPLSIDGYGFMYNKDLFAKAGITELPTTFTALKEVVSKLKAADIAPFITPFGEWYTPGVFEANNPVAKQVDPDQFFADLSSGAITIPKAPLFDDWLNLFELEFKNAHKEPLSIDYMTMVTDFANGEGAITNGCGCSQPLVLAANPDINVGVMPMPINDDAVLNDKIFVGVSTYLLVNKDSKVKDAAKSFLTWLSSSKEGQRLITEEFAYIPAFKSMPSNAEKLGPLGTDIKKYIDEGKTLGLEYNKYPEGLSTEWGSTLQKWVAGEINRTQVLEEFQASWVKLDK from the coding sequence ATGGGTAAATCGAAGGTTCTGTTCAAGGTTGCGGCGTTATGTACGGCAGTGATGGTAGTAGTTGCAGGATGTTCGACCAATGTCGCTAGTAATGACAGTGCCACGAGTACCACTGGTGCTTCTACTAATACGGGGGCCAGTGCAGCGCCAGCCTCGGGTGAGAAAGTAACTCTAAAGCTCTTATTGAATAAGACCGAGTCTGTTGAATCCTTTAAAGTATTGGAAAAGGAATATGAAACAGAATTCCCAAATGTAGATCTGCAAATCGACTTGACGATGGGCAGTGAATTCGGAGCTGCGCTGAAGACTAGGTTTGCCTCTGGACAAGGGCCGGATATTTTCTCATCTGCGGGATACAAAGACTTTGAACTCTGGAGTGAACGAGTTGAAGATTTGTCTGCTGAGCCATGGGTATCCGATGTGGTGGACGGTGCATCAGATGGGGCGTCGATCGATGGCAAGCTGTACGGATTTCCATTATCTATCGATGGTTACGGATTTATGTACAATAAAGATCTCTTTGCCAAAGCTGGAATCACTGAGCTGCCCACAACATTTACAGCTTTGAAGGAAGTTGTGAGTAAATTGAAAGCCGCTGACATTGCTCCATTTATTACTCCTTTTGGCGAATGGTACACACCGGGTGTCTTTGAAGCGAATAACCCCGTTGCCAAGCAGGTTGATCCGGATCAATTCTTTGCCGATCTTTCCTCTGGCGCGATCACGATCCCGAAGGCTCCCTTGTTTGATGATTGGTTGAATTTGTTCGAACTTGAGTTTAAGAATGCCCACAAAGAGCCGCTTTCTATCGATTACATGACTATGGTTACGGATTTCGCCAATGGAGAGGGGGCCATCACCAACGGTTGCGGATGCTCCCAGCCCCTCGTACTTGCTGCTAACCCCGATATTAATGTAGGTGTGATGCCGATGCCGATTAATGATGACGCAGTGTTGAATGACAAGATTTTCGTAGGCGTTTCGACATATTTATTGGTTAATAAAGATTCCAAAGTCAAAGACGCCGCTAAATCATTCTTAACCTGGCTAAGCTCCTCCAAAGAGGGTCAACGTCTCATTACTGAAGAGTTCGCCTATATTCCAGCTTTTAAGTCAATGCCTAGTAATGCAGAGAAATTGGGTCCACTCGGAACCGACATCAAAAAGTATATAGATGAAGGAAAGACGTTGGGACTTGAATACAATAAATATCCGGAAGGCTTGTCCACAGAATGGGGCTCTACTCTGCAGAAGTGGGTTGCTGGGGAAATCAACAGAACACAGGTGCTTGAAGAATTCCAGGCTTCCTGGGTTAAATTAGATAAATAA
- a CDS encoding CocE/NonD family hydrolase: MEKGLPPATHEYGASESLYVEMRDGKHLMTRVYTPVGQALLGWPVVLIRFHYPGMLDYLELTAKLWTRYGYAAVLQNCRGTGESEGIWSPFVNEEADGLDTLEWLKSQVWMNGNIGLYGDSYLSAVQWVVADKLPAEVKALVISGFTTERYRQNYMNGMFRHDVYTGWALNNAGVGRLEKYSAEELFQTALSVRPHIDMDIRLFGQELPWYRDWITNVSPDDEYWSTGFWAEMQQKPYHIQTPVLMMDGWFDQHLDGMLRDYQKLPEETRAKSRYIIGPWVHSLQSAGDLEYPHSEINPLLQALEWFNHYLKGEDYAQAKGCGETYVIGDGNWKKWEGWIIPSREQVWYFSQATVDSGALMEYPTAESAKVSFRYDPYHPVPTVGGAGLLRYLSGAPDASRAASVLQPSPGYRQDVISFISMPLPEDLTITGMIKVYLYISSDAEDTAFTAVLMELLPDGRAFNIRDGITSLAYSNGSVRPKTYTAGDIQEVGIELWPITWKLGRNSRLRLDISSSNFPAYHAHLNAEGPWAEQQTAKVANQSIYCGEAFPSRVVIPFYNE; encoded by the coding sequence TTGGAAAAAGGCTTACCACCCGCTACCCATGAATACGGCGCTTCAGAGTCTCTGTATGTGGAGATGCGGGATGGCAAGCATCTGATGACCCGTGTATACACACCTGTTGGGCAGGCATTATTAGGCTGGCCGGTGGTCTTGATCCGCTTTCATTATCCCGGCATGCTGGATTATCTTGAGCTGACCGCTAAGCTATGGACACGGTATGGTTATGCGGCAGTGTTGCAGAACTGTCGAGGAACGGGTGAATCAGAGGGAATATGGTCGCCATTTGTCAATGAGGAAGCAGATGGACTGGACACGCTGGAATGGTTAAAGTCCCAAGTATGGATGAACGGAAATATTGGCTTGTATGGTGATTCCTACCTGAGTGCCGTTCAATGGGTTGTAGCTGATAAATTGCCTGCTGAGGTGAAGGCGTTGGTCATTTCCGGCTTTACAACAGAACGCTATAGACAGAACTATATGAACGGAATGTTCCGGCATGATGTGTACACAGGCTGGGCGCTTAATAACGCTGGTGTTGGGAGGCTGGAGAAGTATTCGGCTGAGGAACTTTTTCAGACAGCTCTTTCCGTTCGTCCTCATATAGATATGGATATCCGGTTATTTGGGCAGGAACTTCCCTGGTATCGGGACTGGATTACTAATGTTAGTCCTGATGATGAATACTGGAGCACAGGCTTCTGGGCGGAGATGCAGCAAAAGCCTTACCATATTCAGACTCCTGTTCTGATGATGGATGGCTGGTTTGATCAGCACCTGGACGGCATGCTGCGCGATTATCAGAAGCTTCCGGAAGAGACTAGAGCCAAGAGCCGGTACATTATCGGCCCTTGGGTTCATTCACTGCAGAGCGCAGGAGATCTGGAGTATCCGCACAGTGAGATTAATCCTTTGTTGCAAGCCTTGGAATGGTTCAATCATTATCTGAAGGGCGAGGATTACGCGCAAGCCAAAGGTTGTGGAGAGACCTATGTCATTGGCGATGGAAACTGGAAGAAGTGGGAGGGCTGGATCATTCCATCAAGGGAGCAGGTATGGTACTTTAGTCAGGCCACTGTAGACAGCGGCGCTTTGATGGAGTATCCTACTGCTGAATCCGCTAAAGTATCGTTTCGATATGATCCGTACCATCCTGTTCCAACTGTAGGCGGAGCAGGACTGTTAAGATACTTATCAGGAGCGCCTGATGCTTCTAGAGCGGCAAGCGTGCTTCAGCCTTCTCCCGGGTATCGGCAAGATGTGATAAGCTTCATCTCAATGCCTTTGCCGGAGGACTTAACGATTACGGGTATGATCAAGGTTTATCTGTATATTAGCTCTGACGCTGAAGATACTGCCTTTACGGCTGTCCTCATGGAGCTGTTGCCCGATGGAAGGGCCTTTAACATTAGGGATGGTATTACTAGCCTGGCCTACAGCAATGGCTCAGTAAGACCTAAGACTTATACAGCCGGAGATATTCAGGAAGTTGGGATTGAACTATGGCCGATTACCTGGAAGCTGGGGAGAAATTCAAGACTTCGTCTTGATATTTCCTCTTCCAACTTCCCGGCCTATCATGCACATTTGAATGCGGAAGGTCCATGGGCGGAACAGCAAACTGCGAAAGTGGCTAACCAATCCATTTATTGTGGTGAAGCCTTTCCATCCCGTGTGGTTATCCCTTTCTATAATGAATGA
- a CDS encoding DUF1349 domain-containing protein: MSETIKSLADFPGNGWAWMNEPKEWSITEKKSIAITAPHAADFFNDPATSSNVSTAPFLYTPVTGDFTAVMQLSVVMKEQCDSACLMMWQDEQNWAKICFEYMDKQPSIVTVITRGRSDDCVSRQVAVPDPWLRLARFGNCFAFHYSEDGIDWMIVRYFQLDVPQEVKVGVVVQAPFGVECKAVVDSLDIYVNTNEDVRVVDGAVRAH, translated from the coding sequence ATGAGCGAAACGATCAAGAGTTTAGCGGATTTTCCTGGAAATGGCTGGGCATGGATGAACGAGCCTAAGGAATGGTCCATCACTGAGAAGAAGTCAATTGCCATCACCGCCCCGCATGCCGCTGATTTTTTTAATGATCCGGCAACGAGCAGTAATGTATCCACAGCGCCCTTTCTGTATACGCCAGTCACAGGCGATTTTACTGCCGTGATGCAGCTAAGTGTAGTAATGAAAGAACAGTGTGACTCAGCCTGTCTGATGATGTGGCAGGACGAGCAGAATTGGGCCAAAATTTGCTTCGAATATATGGATAAGCAGCCTTCGATCGTTACGGTTATTACACGCGGAAGATCAGATGATTGCGTCTCGCGACAGGTGGCTGTTCCTGATCCATGGCTTCGCCTAGCGAGATTTGGCAACTGCTTTGCCTTTCATTATTCAGAGGATGGCATAGATTGGATGATCGTACGCTACTTTCAGCTAGATGTTCCCCAAGAGGTAAAGGTAGGTGTAGTCGTTCAAGCTCCGTTTGGTGTAGAATGTAAGGCCGTTGTTGATTCCTTGGATATCTATGTGAATACGAATGAGGATGTCCGCGTGGTGGATGGTGCAGTTAGAGCCCATTAG
- a CDS encoding SDR family NAD(P)-dependent oxidoreductase — protein MTTPPGHRTALITGANNGIGLAITRKLLSDGWQVIALIRSAFPEDDTSIKEALRNKQLRFYKAELTDFDSLQLALKQITAEVDKIDLLFNNAGGSLPELSYSKQGREKQFELHTVVPYVILMELKEKLLRGNMKTVINTSTSAFKYLKEFAPDKLERPEVFVKLYGSYATSKLALSLWTRELAPLFAAEGIKLLSVDPGANNTLRKGKKSGIPIYLKPLMKFFFAPPTKGATLLYEAALQADKYSSGVFLVNGNVRELKFIEQGPTILEKVNAIYEREFAAVKVETPISS, from the coding sequence ATGACAACCCCACCAGGCCATCGAACCGCCCTTATCACAGGCGCAAATAACGGAATTGGACTTGCGATAACTCGGAAGCTGCTGTCTGACGGCTGGCAGGTCATTGCTCTCATCCGTTCCGCATTCCCCGAGGACGATACTTCAATTAAGGAGGCACTACGCAACAAGCAGCTGCGATTCTATAAGGCAGAACTAACCGACTTCGACAGTTTGCAGCTTGCGCTCAAGCAGATCACAGCAGAAGTAGACAAGATTGATTTACTGTTCAATAATGCGGGCGGCAGTCTGCCGGAATTAAGCTATTCCAAGCAGGGACGCGAGAAGCAGTTCGAGCTGCATACGGTCGTGCCTTATGTAATTCTAATGGAGCTGAAAGAGAAATTGCTGAGAGGAAACATGAAGACGGTCATAAACACCTCTACCAGTGCTTTTAAATATCTCAAAGAATTTGCTCCCGACAAGCTTGAGCGTCCAGAAGTATTCGTTAAGTTATACGGATCATATGCCACTTCCAAGCTGGCGCTTTCCTTATGGACCCGTGAGCTCGCCCCCCTGTTTGCCGCCGAAGGAATTAAACTATTGAGCGTGGACCCCGGAGCAAACAATACGCTGCGAAAAGGGAAGAAATCAGGTATACCGATCTATCTGAAGCCGCTGATGAAGTTCTTCTTCGCACCTCCGACCAAAGGTGCAACATTATTGTATGAAGCCGCTCTACAGGCAGACAAATATTCATCAGGTGTCTTCTTGGTCAATGGAAACGTTCGAGAGCTGAAGTTCATTGAACAAGGTCCGACCATTCTAGAGAAGGTGAATGCTATCTATGAGCGGGAGTTCGCGGCAGTCAAAGTGGAAACGCCTATATCCTCATAA
- a CDS encoding TetR family transcriptional regulator, with protein sequence MIANENDPRVIRSKQLIKDAFTKLMMDRDFESITVKDITELATINRATFYAHYVDKYMLLEVLFLEFFDQTLARNKIDDSSFSIETLEKLIMAVCDYFMYINNACRKISSSVMSLMEEKIISRLAAFIEGIAKPCVAEPEHFSEELELSIIIVSWSIYGVALQWNNHKTSSKEELAVKSAKLIQHGANGLLLLSTAKGVS encoded by the coding sequence ATGATAGCTAATGAGAATGATCCACGTGTAATACGTTCCAAACAGTTAATTAAAGATGCCTTTACCAAGCTCATGATGGATCGTGATTTCGAGTCGATCACCGTGAAGGATATCACGGAGCTAGCCACCATTAACCGAGCTACCTTCTATGCGCACTATGTGGATAAGTACATGCTGTTGGAAGTGCTTTTTCTGGAGTTCTTTGACCAAACCCTTGCCAGAAACAAGATTGATGACAGTTCCTTTAGTATTGAAACCTTGGAGAAATTAATAATGGCCGTCTGCGACTACTTCATGTATATTAACAATGCCTGTAGAAAGATTAGTTCATCCGTGATGTCCCTCATGGAAGAGAAAATCATCTCCCGCTTGGCTGCCTTCATTGAGGGAATCGCTAAACCATGCGTTGCTGAGCCGGAGCATTTCTCAGAAGAATTAGAGCTTTCCATTATTATTGTGAGCTGGTCGATTTATGGAGTTGCTTTACAGTGGAACAACCACAAAACTTCTTCGAAAGAGGAATTAGCAGTGAAGTCGGCTAAGCTGATCCAGCATGGAGCAAATGGATTGCTACTCTTATCTACTGCCAAGGGGGTATCTTAA
- a CDS encoding NAD(P)/FAD-dependent oxidoreductase, producing MSKTLELYDVTIIGGGPAGMYAAFYSGMRDLKTKLIEAKEELGGRMLIYPEKMIWDVGGVTPILCRQLIDQLGEQALTFDPTLVLGQQITNQERQEDGTYILTTATGEKHWTRTVILAIGYGILQMAKLEIAGADCYEVTNLHYTVQELEPFRGKRVLISGGGDSAVDWANELEPVAASVTIVHRREQFGGHEQNIARMKSSTVDVRVPYAVSHLQSSNGETIDQVTISHMETGETEQLEVDAVIVNHGLKSDFGPLKEWGLDMGEWCANVNSQLETNLPGIFAAGDFVDHSSKVRLIAGTFTDAVLALNSAKLYMDPSAPKVAYVSSHNERFKEKNKALGVGDDH from the coding sequence GTGAGCAAAACACTGGAATTATATGATGTCACGATTATTGGCGGGGGACCTGCGGGGATGTATGCTGCTTTTTATAGTGGAATGAGAGATTTGAAGACAAAGCTGATTGAAGCGAAAGAAGAACTTGGCGGGAGGATGCTTATTTATCCCGAGAAAATGATCTGGGACGTAGGGGGTGTGACTCCGATTCTATGCCGTCAGCTGATCGATCAGCTAGGGGAGCAGGCGCTGACATTCGATCCAACTCTCGTGCTAGGGCAGCAGATTACGAATCAAGAGCGACAGGAGGACGGAACCTATATACTGACCACGGCCACCGGAGAGAAGCATTGGACACGGACGGTGATTCTGGCGATTGGTTATGGAATTCTGCAAATGGCGAAGCTTGAAATTGCGGGTGCAGATTGTTACGAGGTCACGAATCTGCATTATACCGTTCAGGAGCTGGAGCCCTTTCGAGGCAAGCGGGTGCTGATCTCTGGAGGTGGGGACTCGGCAGTGGATTGGGCCAATGAGCTAGAGCCAGTTGCAGCAAGTGTAACAATCGTACACCGTCGTGAGCAATTCGGTGGCCATGAGCAGAATATCGCGCGCATGAAATCTTCAACGGTCGATGTGCGAGTGCCTTACGCTGTGAGTCATCTGCAGAGCAGCAACGGAGAAACTATTGATCAGGTAACGATCAGTCATATGGAAACGGGGGAGACCGAGCAGCTCGAGGTGGACGCAGTGATCGTGAATCATGGTTTGAAAAGTGATTTCGGGCCGCTGAAGGAATGGGGCCTGGATATGGGTGAATGGTGTGCGAATGTCAACAGCCAACTGGAGACTAATCTGCCGGGTATCTTCGCTGCCGGTGACTTTGTAGACCACAGCAGCAAGGTCCGCCTGATTGCCGGCACTTTCACTGATGCTGTTCTAGCGCTCAACAGTGCCAAGTTGTACATGGACCCGTCAGCTCCCAAAGTGGCTTATGTATCCTCTCATAATGAACGTTTCAAGGAAAAGAACAAAGCGTTAGGCGTAGGCGATGATCATTAG
- a CDS encoding spore germination protein: MSISSSLTDNLDQLIERLGNSPDIIIRKFTLMTAQIQVAAIYVEGLIENTMVEKYVGHMMSFDSFDDSDPEITSAQDIFTFMKEKARNINEEKIIKDWDVLFEALFSGNTILLIDGIGEAIRGNTSGGEVRSVTEATTQVAIRGSKESFTESLGTNLSLVRRKIKSPNLWIETMKIGDVTQTNVSIMYIHGIVNDKALLALKKKLQAIDVDAILESGYIEQLIEDNVYSPFPTLYNTERPDSVAGNLLEGRIAIFVDGTPFVLIAPTSFFMFFHAVEDYYQRFDIASLIRLLRFMCLIISLFGPAVFVAALNFHQEMIPTSLLINLASQREGVPFPAFVEALMMEVTFEIIREAGIRMPSPIGQTVSIIGGLVLGQAAVQAGIISPAMVIVVSLTGISSFATPAFNMALSIRILRFFIMFIAAFMGLYGISILLFILIAHMCSLRSLGFPFMTPLGPFIAENQGDSLIRVPLKFMRKRPRMISQKNITRMATDKGNRGDSDES; the protein is encoded by the coding sequence ATGTCTATTTCCAGCAGCTTAACAGATAATCTGGATCAACTCATAGAAAGACTGGGGAACAGTCCTGATATTATCATTCGGAAGTTCACCTTGATGACTGCACAGATTCAAGTTGCTGCTATATATGTTGAAGGCCTTATCGAGAACACTATGGTTGAAAAGTATGTTGGGCATATGATGTCATTTGATTCTTTTGACGATAGCGATCCGGAAATAACCTCAGCGCAAGATATTTTTACATTTATGAAAGAAAAAGCACGAAACATAAATGAAGAAAAGATTATCAAGGATTGGGATGTGCTATTTGAAGCTTTGTTCTCCGGGAATACGATTCTTCTGATCGATGGAATTGGAGAAGCGATAAGAGGAAACACAAGTGGTGGTGAGGTTAGATCGGTTACGGAAGCCACTACCCAGGTAGCGATCCGTGGTTCTAAAGAAAGTTTTACGGAATCCTTAGGGACAAATCTCTCTCTGGTACGCAGGAAAATAAAAAGCCCCAACTTATGGATTGAAACGATGAAAATCGGTGACGTGACCCAAACAAATGTCTCAATCATGTATATTCATGGCATTGTTAACGATAAAGCCCTTCTGGCCTTGAAAAAAAAACTGCAGGCTATTGACGTTGATGCCATTTTGGAATCAGGCTACATCGAACAATTAATTGAAGATAATGTGTACTCTCCATTTCCAACCTTATATAACACGGAGCGCCCGGATAGTGTTGCCGGAAATTTACTGGAGGGTAGGATTGCTATTTTTGTGGATGGCACGCCTTTTGTTTTGATTGCTCCAACTTCATTTTTTATGTTTTTCCATGCTGTTGAAGATTATTATCAACGGTTTGATATTGCCTCATTGATTCGCTTATTAAGATTTATGTGTCTAATTATTTCGTTATTTGGTCCCGCTGTGTTTGTTGCTGCGCTCAATTTTCATCAGGAAATGATTCCCACCTCACTGTTAATTAACTTGGCCTCGCAAAGAGAGGGCGTTCCTTTCCCGGCATTTGTTGAAGCGCTCATGATGGAGGTTACTTTCGAGATTATCCGTGAAGCTGGAATTCGTATGCCATCCCCCATTGGCCAGACTGTATCCATTATTGGCGGCTTAGTGTTGGGACAGGCTGCAGTACAAGCTGGAATTATCTCACCTGCGATGGTAATCGTTGTTTCGCTAACGGGTATCTCCAGCTTTGCGACACCCGCCTTTAATATGGCTCTTTCGATACGAATCCTCCGCTTTTTTATAATGTTTATCGCGGCATTCATGGGGCTGTATGGCATATCGATCCTCCTCTTTATTTTGATTGCTCATATGTGCAGTCTGCGCTCCCTCGGATTTCCATTTATGACTCCTTTGGGTCCATTTATTGCCGAGAACCAGGGAGACTCGCTCATCCGTGTTCCCTTGAAATTTATGAGGAAACGGCCACGAATGATCAGCCAAAAGAATATTACACGTATGGCAACAGATAAGGGGAATCGGGGAGATTCAGATGAAAGTTAA